The genome window TATTAAGAATGGAATAATATAAGCTATTTGCTAGACATACAGGCCTGCACAACAGGCAGTCACTAAACTCCAACTACTACTCTGAAAGGTTCTGTAGCCAACATTCTGCACTAAAAATACCACTGCTTTTCTCACTATTTGAAGAGCGGATGAGCCCCATCCGCTTAGCCTACAGCAAGATCAGCCGCTCACTAAATCTGCTGCACCTGATCAAGCTGCCAGTTACTTACATAGATTTTCAGAGCAACATCGAACGGGCAGGAAATGGCGTTCCTCAAAACACCCACAGATGCTCTGCCAAGAAGCCTAATGCTTCAGCTGCTTCTGTTTTCAGGGTAATGGTTAGAGAAGAGTAGAGAAGAGCAGCCGGGGGAAAGTCCAACATAAACACTGGGTTTAGCAAGAGCAAAAAACAAGTTGCAATGAAGGTGTTTTTAATATAGTCATGATAATGCAAAACTGCAAACCACCAATGATTAAAGTTATTAAATATAATTAAGGTTACTAGAGAAACAGGAAGATTCATCTCATGACCACGGACATATTTGCGATACAGGAAGTGTGGCTCAGCGCCTGAGCTATGACGACCGAGGCTGCAGCAGTAGGCAGGCTTACTTAGAAAGAAGCAAGCCCCACGGAACTCAATGGCATTTACTTCAGAATAAACACATACACAATTGGACTTCAAGTTGCACTGTATTTTGTCTTGGTAAGCTGTTGTTCTTTGGCTTGacacaaaaagattttaaaaagcaccaCCTAGTTGCAACAGTCCCAGGCTTGTTCGTTGGTCACCCAGGACAATTTTGGCTTAGTATCATATGGCATTAGTCTGTTGAACCCCATAGTACACATTCTCCTCATACCTTGTTTTGTTGCGGGTAAGGGCAGTTGGCAAAAACCCTCTTTGCTtactgaggaagaggaggaacagattttgtgtcagttttttaaaacaaaactggggGTGTGTATGGAATCCTACATTCAGCTAGAAATTCAATGGCTGAGTCAAATTTCGTTCTGTCATTAACACAAGAATCAATCTACAGATTCATGTGGATGAGGGTAGGGGCAGAGCTTTCTTTCATTTAAAGAATAAAatttctcaatttttttctttctaaaaagcTTCACAGCTTTTCATTAGAAGAAACTAAGCTATGACCCAAAAGGCAAAGACATGTTTATTGCAGCAGTTCCAATGCAACATTATACTTCCTACAATATAATTGGTTCATATCTGGCAAATCTGATAGAAGaaaaaccatatttttaaaagaaaaagaataagttTATTTGGGAAAGAATACATTCAACTATTAGGGTTGGGGGCGTTTTTTGGCAGGGAGAGAAGTGATGAATTCCATAAACCAAACTAGGCCACTGATTGCATCTGTACCGCCATCCTGTTAATTTTAGACCCTGTTCTCCAACATCTGTATTCTTTATAAGCGATGCACACTTTGTATGTAAATGAACTGCAGTTCAATTTCAGGCCATCCCCATAGCTCTCAGTTCCTTCTTCAAAAAGGTTCTGGCAAGAGTAAAAGCACACAGTCCAATCCTACATCAAGAACCAAAGCCAAGagttcagtgaggcttactctgAAATAAATGTGCTAGAATTAGGCTGCTATTAAGTGATCTctgttgttgtggtttttaacCACATAAAAGGGAACATTTGCATATGTGGCAGATAAAGCCCACCAAAACCATCTAGCAATTCAGGATCCAAGGACAACAAACTGGAATCTTGTAAAAACCAGCAATTCCCACTTCTGAGCAGAACTGTAAGCTATGAATACATTCCAAGTGTCCATGGATTCTTTATTCAAGGCCTCAAAAGGTGCCTTTTTCCTTATAGCACAAGGATGGGCAGCATTAGTCCAGAGCTACAAAACTATACCAGGACAGCCAGTGCACAGTTCAGATCTgtatgtattgtgtgtgtgtgtcacttttTTCAAAGCTCAGAGCAACAGCCATGGGGCACCTGTGACCTCGCATCCCACCTACCGATTAGACATTCTACCCAAGACATTTCccaggagagccagcatagttTCTAAGGGACATCCTTTATTTCTAGGAACATCACAGATTCTTAAGAAATCATAGTGCCACAAACAATACGGTCAATTGACATCCATAGCTACAGCTCTACAGTGTTTTCCCTTGGGAATACTGTTCTGGCAGCAACCTAACTCCCTGGAAGTTTCCTCAGCAAGTAGACACAAACCACCAACTTTGCAACATTCTCTACGATATGTCAGCGTAGGATTCCTTAGCAAGTCAggcctctcctttttaaaatgaagcgTTTTAAGACCATATGTGGAATCCAGAGATTGGGTACTAAAGCCTCTGTAAAATTTATTTTCCATTCTGTTGCACATGAAACAGTTGAGCGACCCAGCTTGTGAAGCGGTTGGTTGGAGGATTACACAAGAATCAGAGATGCCTGGGTTTGAATTCTGATTCAGCCACAAGacacactgggtgaccttcagccagtcatttTGGCTTAGCCTTGTGTCCTACCCATGGCTAGTGGGAGAATGGCACTGAAGGGGAGAATATTTACTGCCCATACCTCCTTGGAAAAAGGactaaaaatttaaataaataaaatacgcaATCTCCTTCTGTTCCACTTCATGTATGTATTAGAAACTGCAGTGTTTCCTTTGGGGGGAGAACTCTGGAGGCAATCGAGCTCACGGCACCAGAGAAGAATGACCACATTGAAAGTAACCCTCCTAATGAAGACTGGAGAGTCAGAACAACATATGCTTAGACCATGGGCAGAACAGCGGGATCCAAGAGACACCAAAGTTACAACAAAGGCACTCAAAACTTCCTGTTGTTTTTGGAAAGGTTTATAGTCCTTTGCAGTGATTGCATGACacatttttccttcctcagcGATACAACCCTCAAAAGACCAACAGGTGGCCATCGGCCCCACCACTTTACAGCTGGCCTTCATAACCCAGACCTAGGCTACCTGCAGAACATCAAATGCACTTTTAACATCTCCATTTAATATTTACATTCAAGCAATTAATAATAATTGGAAGCTTATAGTTTAGACACTTCTAGTAGCAGCAGTTCCTATAATAGCTTGTTTAGCTTtagataatgggggggggggggttgcacactgaaaaaaaaaacatgtgttgACAGTATCAAAAAATATATACCAGAGGAAGGGACAGACCTGCAGTTTTGTGAAAAGAAAGGGCaaggaaaacaaaaccacaagtggcttttttcaaaaaaaaaaggaagaacagaaaatATCTGatatagtttatatatatataatatatgtattttatataattatatatatatataatatggcGATCTAGGAAGCTTCATAAATCtaggatttatttttatatttcattatataAATAcctacaaataaatatattagcACGACCCACCCAGGGAGGCCCGCTTTCAGCTCAAACAATACGTTTTCAGCAACACCACATACAAAAGGTAGCAAGAACCACTTGACAAGTTAGCACTGTTAAAATATAATACTATGTAACTCTCCCGTGTGTTAACtgggaagccacaaccctcaccACCTTCCAATGCCAAGAACCACGCCCCCCCGAGGGCAGAGATGGCACTGCAGGAGCCAACCAGTCGAGAAGGCCACCCTGTAGCGCAGCCAAAATTTCCGTGCCTGCCTGTTCTTCTTCCAGGTCAGGAGGCGTCCGATCTCAGTAGGACTAGCCCTAACCATATAGTTACTCTGGGTAGAACAATACCTTAGAGGAGGGGTCATGTGCCAGGCTGCCAAGGGAGAGTGCCAGGAGCCTGTGCCACAGCCTCCTCACACCGTTACATACTCTTTGAAGGTCACAGTCAGGCAGTTTGCTGTCACATCTGTAATTATTATATTCCCAAAGAAAGGCTTGAACTCTGGCACCGGCTCATCTTCTTCCTCTGCCTCCACCTCAAACTGTTCCACCTGCTTCTGAAGCTCTGGCACGGGCTTGTCtgctggaggcagcacagtttCTGGTTTCACTTGCACCAGGCCGGTCTCGCTGTCCCCTCGAGCCCTGACACACCGCAAGTCTATGGGCTCATCTAAGTCTGAGTCCAGCAGGATGATTTCCGGCTgggaggcaggcaaggcaggGGGTTCGGGTCTCTCTGGGACAGGAGGGCTTAAGCAGGTGGGAACACTGATGCTCCGGGAAGTGAGGCGTTTCTTTCCAGCCTCCTTGTCCCCATGAGGCTCCGAAAGGCAACGTTTACGGGATCCGCCACAGCTGGTGGAGAGGTTCACTCCCATGGTGGCAGGATTGTGCTCTTGCTGACTAGATTCCAAGGATAACGGGACCCCGTTTGGCTTGGTGGTGAGCTGTAGGGGCTGCGGCTCAGGAACGGGTGGTTCTTTGCCTGGCGATGCAGCCAGCTGGGGACTGGTTCCACCCTCAGTCAGGGCCTGACCTGCCTCGGTCCCAGATTTCCCCTTGTGATCACAGGCCAGCCATCTCTCTTCCCCATGCTTCCTCCAGGACTCTTGCCTGCCCTCAGTCCCTTTCTTAGTAGTCCTGTCCTCAGCTATTCGCTTCTTGGGAGGCTGTGCGGATTTGATCTTCACAGCTTGCATGCCGTTCTCCATGTACTTGCTCATGACAATCACAATGCGGCCATTCTTGTTCTTATTCTTGACAATCTTCATTTTGCCCCCAATACCGTTGCTGGTCACGCCATCCCTaggtggtggcagcggcggcggccctGTGCCACTGGACAGGTTCTTCTCAGCCCCGTTCTTTCCTTCTGTGCTGTTTAGATTCTTCACTGGGTTCAGCAAGCTTTTTGCTGCACTGTGGGACCATTTGTCTGAATGGGACATCAAGGAGCTTTTGCTGTGATCCAGGCAGGCCTGTCCTTGCTGCGGCTCCTTGCTGCCTGCCTGATAATGAGGCTCGTACATCTTGGGGTCGGGCTGGTAGTGGTGATGCTTCTTGCTATTCAGCTGGTAGTAGTACTTCCCTTTGCTGTGTGACTGGTGCTTTATAGCGCTGTCCTTGCCATTGGGCTGGTACTGATGGTGCTTCTTGCTGTTCAGCTCGTACTGATGCTGCTGGCATTTCCCCGAGCTGCCAAGGTCCAGCTTGGACCTGTTCTCCATCGCAGGGTCCTGAAGGCCAGTGAGGACATTAGAGCGGCGTGCGAAGGAGGGCAACtgcaaggggagagggaaagggaagaaaggcacCCATTAAGGCCCagcaagaggaaaaaaagggTTTCTTACTGGGACTATTAAAAAAATGTAACTATGTGCTACAAACCCCCAAAGCTTTTACATCATGAAGAGATGCTTGAACTGCCAGATCCTTGTCTAATTTCTCCCCTAAGCGACCGAGCTATGCATAAGTACATGAAGGAGCCTCATACATCGTCAGATCATAAGTATATCAAGGCCAGCATGGTCGACTCTACTCTCACTGAAAGCTTCTCAGCCAGGAGTCTTTTagatcacctgatccttttagctggagacgctggggattgaacctgggacctctggCACACAAAATGAATGCTCCACCTCTGAGCTATTGGCTCTCACATGCCAGTTGGAAGTAAAGGATAAATCCTTTAAATCTCAGATTTTTAATGCAcaaaaaattgcatttttttaaaaaatgaatatatgTGGACAATAAAAAAGAGAGCCATTTATTTAACTGGTTTATTTATATTCCAGATTTTATATTCCAATTTATATTCCAGACTTCTCCCCAGCAAAGATACTTCAACTGGTGCATGGATAGCTTAAACTGCAACCAAACATGCTCAAAGGACACTGCTTGCCCCTGGTTACCTACTTCTTGACAAGCCACAAGCATCATGGATCATTAACCTCCACAACAGAGCCAAGAACTGGTAGCCAGAGAAAAGATGATAAATTAAGGTCAGCAATCTTATGCTCCTGTAAAGTATCCAACAAGCCGTCTCACTTGGAGAAAGTGGTTCAAATCACAGAAATCCAAGGTGTAGTCCACGTCCCCTGTGCAATTATCAGAATATACTGCACTTTTTTTCAGTGCTGGCAAGCAGCCCTAGGAAGCCACTGCTGGTTGGatgcaggagagaaggtgggtggggcttcttCAGAATTAACAATGGATTTGTGTAAACGGTATGCACATTTGGTATGCACATTCTATCTCCCCGAGCATGATGAAACCAAGATGAAACTCTCCTCCCCAGGGAAAGGCCCTTAACAAGGAAGGGGATACTTATAAattaacacatacacaaaacagcACCAATAATATAGCTTTTGTTATCAGTCCATTCAGCAATGCTCAGGACTTAGTGTTGCTGCTAGTTGTTTCAGCTCCATtaaaggaaaagaacagaaagacTGAAAGAGACTAACCTGGACAACCAACGGCTTTGGTTTTGGCCCTCGCTTGCGGTAGCCCATCAGTTGCTCCTGCCTCTCCCTGAAGAAATACATACATTTTGAAAAGTCAATATTGATGTAAACAGGAAGTTCTGTTATAATAGCACACTAGAGATGGTTGCTCTTTATCATTCTAGTTAAGAATGAGCACATGGTCAAGACTACAGTTATGGAGGAGTAAATATGGAGGAGAAAGTAGTGGGAACCACTTCTTAGCAACCATGCATGCATGCAGAACTGCTAGAGGAGGAAAGACATGCAGCAttcaaggaaaaagaagaagacatgTATGGCTGCAGGAAATGATACAAGCTGGCAGACTGAAAATCTTGGCTATTCCATTGCAATCACGAGGCTTCTCATACGACCACCAAAAGCTCCTCTGGACCTTCCATGTTTTTACATGCATGAATGTAAAGACACAACAGAGGGCCTGGCCTCTGAATGAAGTGCAGCAGATACAAACACAGCAATTAAAGTGCAGCAGTTACAAACATAGCAATTGCAGACACCAAGAAATGATCATGATCCCTATGAAGATCTAAAGATTCATACTCgagtgggaagaaaaaaaagctttcaagTTCCTAAGAAGTTCCTAAGAAGGGTTTTTTCCAGGTGTACAGCTATGTAAAAAACAATAGGTTTTCAGACTATCCGGTGTTTCTATCTTTTACAACAGTACAAGACCTTAAAATGCTCAATGCAAGGCACCCTGAAACCTGGAACTTCAGACTGTTTCACTTTGATTTGCAAACTGACAAGGATGGCATTTCACTCATTATACCCCACACAAACCGTTCCAGTTACTCGCAAGCAAAGCCTACCAAGATCAGCAGGACGCACTTCCTAATATGCTCTATAAAACTCTGCTGGTCTTACTTCCATGCTTCCGGTCTTTCTGTGAAGCATCTCCTCTAAAATCAGCAGGAGGGATGCCCTTTCAAATAAGAAATGGATACAAGAATAGGGATGCAAATAACCCAGGCTAACCTGTCCCGGTTGCACTCAAACGCACACTCCCACACTAAGGTCTCTTTCTTAGCCAGGCTTTTCCACTTCTCTCCAAAGAGCTACTAGGTCTACAGAACCAGACTGCACACAAAGGAATCAGTTGGAAGGACAGAAACAAGCAGTTGCCCCAGACCTTGAGAAATGGCCGGACACACGTTTGGTGTGAGTCAGCAAATCCGAGATCACAGGGAGGCCTGGGCATACTCCTCCCCACTCTGCACACACCCCACGGCCACCGCCAGAGTGTTTTGGtaaccaccaccagcagcaggcaGCCAACTTCCCACCCATGCAGTAGGAGGGAGGTGGGAGCTACACTGGATGCAAATCATCTCATTAGGATTCATGGAATGAGCCACTTGCCTGGCTTTCCCTACCCGGCCACTTCAGAGGCTGCTCACGGAAGACGTGGGGAGACCAGCGGCTTGTACGGCAGCCCAGAAAATCACATTCTGGCGCTCATCCAAAGTGCCCAGCCAGGTGCAGGTCCCTGCTGGAGAGCTGACCAGATGTGCAATATAGCATTCTGATCCAAGCCCTCAGATCGTGTCTTCAAAAGGgcccttctctcctctccccaccggGCCTGAGGTACTTTGCAAggtcaaaacccaacaaatgcaTTCTCAGCCAgttcggaaggggcctcagcaggatGCAAGCGTCAGGCCAGGAGGAGAGCATGTGCCCCGGCCCGGCCCTCGTCCCCACTGCGTCTCCCCACGGTCGGACGCCGTGCACAAGGAGTGGAGGGTGGGGAGTCCCTGCTTGCAACAGCACAGCCACGCTTCGGCGACGAGGCAGGCCCTTTGCCAGGCTGGCTCAGGTCCGAACAGAGCTGCCTTTTGCAACTGGAAAGTAATCCTTGCCTCAGCGCTATtggcggggggagggtggggggttgcTTTTGCAACCGCGACACCTCCTCTGAAGGCTTGCAGCAACCGCCCAGCGCAGCAGCGGCACGCCGCCGCTCCCTTCCGTCATGTGCAAGCCACCACCTTGCAACGAAGCAGGCAGCTGAGCTGGGCGCTGCAAAGGAAGTCGCCGCGCTGCAGCGGCGAAGGGGTTAAAGCCAAGTTCCGTCAGGCGCGGGGCGAGTTGCACAAGCCTCTGCCAGCCTCCCCGCCGGGGCAAGGTGCTCCTGCAGCTCAGCGCCCGGGCGGGAGCAGGCGACCCGGGCACCCTCCCCGCGCGCACGGCCGGGGCTCCTCCTGCAATGGCAGTTTCTAGGCGCCCCGCTCGCCCAGGCAGGCAGAGACGGCCGCGGACTCTCCCTGGTCCTCTGCCAGGCCAGGCGGGTCTCTCACCTGTTTTGGAAGGCGATCAGCAGCCTGGGATCCAAGATGTTCTCCTCCGGCTCCCACGTGTTGTATCTTGCAAAAGAAAGGAGGGGGCATTTCTCGCAAAGGTCCTTTTTGCAC of Sphaerodactylus townsendi isolate TG3544 linkage group LG03, MPM_Stown_v2.3, whole genome shotgun sequence contains these proteins:
- the CBX4 gene encoding E3 SUMO-protein ligase CBX4, which gives rise to MELPAVGEHVFAVESIEKKRIRKGRVEYLVKWRGWSSKYNTWEPEENILDPRLLIAFQNRERQEQLMGYRKRGPKPKPLVVQLPSFARRSNVLTGLQDPAMENRSKLDLGSSGKCQQHQYELNSKKHHQYQPNGKDSAIKHQSHSKGKYYYQLNSKKHHHYQPDPKMYEPHYQAGSKEPQQGQACLDHSKSSLMSHSDKWSHSAAKSLLNPVKNLNSTEGKNGAEKNLSSGTGPPPLPPPRDGVTSNGIGGKMKIVKNKNKNGRIVIVMSKYMENGMQAVKIKSAQPPKKRIAEDRTTKKGTEGRQESWRKHGEERWLACDHKGKSGTEAGQALTEGGTSPQLAASPGKEPPVPEPQPLQLTTKPNGVPLSLESSQQEHNPATMGVNLSTSCGGSRKRCLSEPHGDKEAGKKRLTSRSISVPTCLSPPVPERPEPPALPASQPEIILLDSDLDEPIDLRCVRARGDSETGLVQVKPETVLPPADKPVPELQKQVEQFEVEAEEEDEPVPEFKPFFGNIIITDVTANCLTVTFKEYVTV